The Arachis hypogaea cultivar Tifrunner chromosome 14, arahy.Tifrunner.gnm2.J5K5, whole genome shotgun sequence genome has a segment encoding these proteins:
- the LOC112740277 gene encoding ferritin-like catalase Nec2, whose protein sequence is MIHPIFNFMNSFVVFLLVLFSHSHNVVLVKSFRTIPTSDADLIEFALNLEYLEAEFFLYGALGYGLDKFAPKLTQGGPSPVGGKIAYLSPLIKDVTLQFALQEVGHLRAIKNTVKGFPRPLLNISSETFGQIIDSAFGKKLYPSFDPYANDINYLIASYAIPYVGLNGYVGANPLLKSPLAKGLIAGLLGVESGQDAVIRALLYERKDEIVKPYKLNVAEFTNRISQLRNTLGKGGIKDEGLVVPKELGAEGNVTGNILAGNIFSYSYARSPQEILRIVYGTSNEHTPGGFYPQGGRGTIAKSFL, encoded by the exons atgatccaTCCTATTTTCAATTTCATGAATTCCTTTGTTGTGTTTTTACTAGTGCTCTTTTCTCATTCTCACAATGTAGTTCTTGTAAAATCATTTCGTACTATTCCAACATCTGATGCTGATTTGATTGAATTTGCTCTGAATTTAGAGTACTTAGAAGCTGAATTCTTCTTGTATGGAGCTTTGGGTTATGGTTTGGATAAGTTTGCCCCTAAATTAACACAAGGAGGACCTTCTCCTGTTGGTGGTAAAATTGCATATCTTAGTCCTCTTATTAAGGATGTTACTTTACAGTTTGCTCTCCAAGAAGTTGGACATTTGAG GGCAATAAAAAACACCGTGAAAGGATTTCCAAGACCATTACTGAATATAAGCTCAGAAACATTTGGCCAAATAATAGATAGTGCTTTTGGGAAAAAGCTCTATCCTTCATTTGATCCCTATGCAAATGATATAAACTATTTGATTGCATCTTATGCCATTCCTTATGTTGGCCTCAATGGCTATGTTGGTGCCAACCCACTCCTCAAAAGTCCACTTGCAAAAGGG CTCATTGCAGGACTTCTGGGTGTGGAATCTGGCCAAGATGCAGTTATTCGAGCATTACTATACGAACGCAAAGATGAGATAGTAAAGCCATATAAATTGAATGTGGCAGAGTTCACAAATCGTATCTCACAGCTCAGGAACACCTTAGGGAAGGGAGGTATTAAAGATGAAGGTCTTGTGGTACCTAAAGAACTTGGTGCTGAGGGTAATGTCACAGGAAATATTCTTGCTggtaatattttttcatattcaTATGCTAGATCTCCACAAGAAATACTGAGGATCGTGTATGGAACAAGTAATGAACATACTCCTGGTGGATTCTACCCTCAGGGAGGTCGTGGTACCATAGCCAAATCTTTCTTGTAA